Proteins encoded by one window of Girardinichthys multiradiatus isolate DD_20200921_A chromosome 14, DD_fGirMul_XY1, whole genome shotgun sequence:
- the LOC124880386 gene encoding N-acylneuraminate cytidylyltransferase A-like isoform X1, with amino-acid sequence MAAPKRCASDDNEFLDGTSSSKKSCPGGSRTSSSKKPGHVAALILARGGSKRIPLKNIKTRYVPTSGHEAEEMIRQMPAV; translated from the exons ATGGCTGCACCAAAACGTTGTGCCTCCGACGACAATGAGTTCCTGGACGGAACCAGCAGCTCCAAGAAGTCGTGTCCGGGTGGCAGCAGAACCAGCAGCTCCAAGAAGCCTGGACACGTAGCTGCTCTGATTCTGGCCCGAGGTGGAAGCAAAAGGATCCCGTTGAAGAACATCAAGACTCGTTATGTACCGACTTCTGGACACGAAGCTGAA GAAATGATACGGCAGATGCCAGCTGTCTGA
- the LOC124880386 gene encoding N-acylneuraminate cytidylyltransferase-like isoform X2 translates to MAKGNDTADASCLKLAGLSAVPADAPPEAAQAAKYTCKNAGGGGAVRDFVEHVLLQKEQVKAQMKQDRIDRNNF, encoded by the exons ATGGCTAAAG GAAATGATACGGCAGATGCCAGCTGTCTGAAACTGGCCGGTCTGAGCGCAGTACCTGCAGACGCTCCACCAGAAGCCGCTCAAGCTGCCAAGTACACCTGCAAGAACGCCGGAGGGGGGGGAGCCGTGAGAGACTTCGTTGAACACGTGTTGCTGCAGAAGGAGCAGGTCAAAGCCCAGATGAAGCAGGACCGGATTGACCGCAACAACTTCTGA